A genomic window from Streptomyces broussonetiae includes:
- a CDS encoding helix-turn-helix transcriptional regulator, protein MFENAEKSNEKTIRHAELELLTAALNQVSAGGCGQLVELIGEPGVGKTQLLSALTSEATSRQATTLTARCVNPERAGRFDPFLLALAAQGVPLGRLIHKIKSSRQEPCDSPIGNSLHLRCGFEELKREIARQAAHGTLVLVLDDFHHADVHSIGLVEHLVLAPIPDVLVVIAHRTRQASARLRDALAHGNGLGTVRSIQLGAVNLEQAAELLGLPQEDRVVGELHRASGGIPGYLLELARIRANGETAGAMASGRQWSALMSELTPLSPEESAVLSAAAVLGDLFDMEALSHVSGFTPEQVAGAVSTLMRADLIRPVDRPPAYSLRHPVVRSMLYARSDPAWRIAAHRRALHLLTTRGAPVEAQMAHVESLLGQSDPGDIPLFVRAAEEAIAAHPSSAVRWMRAALRLSLLHPHERHSRLDLAHTLARSLIAVDRVTEARDALREALFTAPPGPASDRAPAAVLCAQLDWLLGNRTEAQSLVEGELPTAEGSTAGDTVTLTVTRQLVGGLQGDDQAFREAARCVRLARDLRDPVGEAGALALLATHEASVGDSPAALATLGACTAIVDQLADHELVGAIEYPALLGWAQCSLEQYTEARRQLQRAECLARSAGRRHLLPFILIGLGKTHLAIGPLKKARQSADEGLRLARELGSQHLTALAIAVQSACVMAAEPADAQALRLAEIATATLPVDEPLWRADCAMSLADAAIESGDPLRGTALILDIGGGPGLSALPRAKRPDCFELLTRASLRVGDVLQAERWAARAAYAADATGLASHRAIASVARAHVLTAQRQLEKALHFYRTAAELFSSVTLTRAQAQVLVSAAACALALNMFRETASMLALGKELARRTGASATSRRAAEQQRMMEDISSRTRSGQDVDPLLSVLTAREYEIASIASEGKRTKEIAQQLNLSARTIETHLSHVYRKLGVSSRAALASMMAQFIRQGRGAS, encoded by the coding sequence ATGTTCGAAAACGCCGAAAAGAGCAATGAAAAAACGATTCGACATGCCGAACTTGAACTGTTGACCGCCGCCTTGAACCAAGTATCCGCCGGTGGGTGCGGACAATTAGTGGAATTGATAGGTGAGCCAGGCGTCGGGAAGACCCAACTGTTGTCGGCGTTGACCAGCGAGGCAACGAGCAGGCAGGCCACGACCCTGACCGCCAGGTGCGTCAATCCGGAACGGGCGGGACGCTTCGACCCGTTCCTCCTGGCGCTGGCCGCCCAAGGAGTACCTCTGGGTCGATTGATCCACAAAATCAAATCATCCCGCCAGGAGCCGTGCGACAGCCCAATCGGCAACAGTCTGCATCTGCGATGCGGCTTCGAGGAACTGAAGAGAGAGATCGCGCGACAGGCCGCGCACGGCACACTGGTCCTGGTCCTGGACGACTTCCACCATGCCGATGTGCACTCCATCGGCCTGGTCGAGCATCTCGTCCTCGCACCGATCCCCGACGTGCTGGTGGTGATCGCCCACCGCACCCGTCAGGCCTCGGCCCGGCTCAGGGACGCACTGGCCCACGGCAACGGTCTGGGCACCGTACGAAGCATCCAGCTGGGCGCAGTGAACCTCGAGCAGGCCGCCGAACTCCTGGGTCTGCCTCAAGAGGACCGTGTCGTGGGCGAGTTACACCGGGCAAGTGGCGGAATACCCGGGTACCTCCTGGAACTCGCGCGCATCCGGGCCAACGGTGAGACCGCGGGCGCCATGGCGTCCGGTCGGCAGTGGAGTGCGCTGATGAGCGAACTCACCCCATTGAGCCCCGAGGAATCGGCTGTTCTCTCCGCCGCCGCCGTCCTCGGTGATCTGTTCGACATGGAAGCGCTCAGCCATGTCTCCGGGTTCACTCCCGAGCAGGTCGCGGGCGCGGTCAGCACCCTGATGCGGGCTGATCTGATCCGCCCGGTCGACCGCCCGCCCGCCTACTCCCTGCGTCACCCGGTCGTCCGATCGATGCTCTATGCGCGCTCCGACCCCGCCTGGCGCATCGCGGCCCACCGCAGGGCACTTCACCTGCTGACCACACGGGGCGCGCCCGTGGAAGCGCAGATGGCTCATGTGGAAAGCCTGCTCGGCCAGTCGGATCCGGGCGACATACCGCTGTTCGTACGCGCCGCCGAGGAGGCCATCGCCGCCCACCCGTCGTCCGCGGTTCGATGGATGCGAGCAGCACTGCGCCTGTCCTTGCTCCACCCGCACGAACGCCACTCACGCCTGGACCTCGCGCACACGCTGGCCAGGAGTCTGATCGCGGTGGACCGAGTGACCGAAGCCCGGGACGCGCTGCGGGAGGCGCTCTTCACGGCGCCACCCGGACCGGCTTCGGACCGCGCGCCGGCGGCAGTGTTGTGCGCGCAACTGGACTGGCTGTTGGGGAACCGCACGGAGGCGCAGAGCCTGGTCGAAGGGGAACTGCCCACCGCGGAAGGGAGCACAGCAGGCGATACGGTCACCCTGACCGTCACCCGTCAGCTGGTGGGTGGCCTGCAGGGCGATGACCAGGCCTTCCGTGAGGCTGCGCGATGTGTTCGCCTCGCGCGTGACCTGCGTGACCCCGTCGGTGAGGCCGGGGCCCTCGCTCTCCTTGCCACGCACGAGGCGAGCGTCGGCGACTCCCCGGCCGCACTGGCGACGCTCGGCGCCTGCACGGCGATCGTCGACCAGCTCGCGGACCACGAACTCGTCGGCGCGATCGAGTATCCGGCCCTGCTCGGATGGGCGCAGTGCAGCCTCGAGCAGTACACCGAAGCCCGGCGTCAGCTCCAGCGCGCCGAATGCCTCGCCCGCAGCGCCGGACGCCGTCACCTCCTGCCGTTCATCCTCATCGGGCTGGGCAAGACGCATCTGGCCATCGGTCCCCTGAAAAAGGCGCGGCAGTCGGCGGACGAAGGGCTCAGGCTGGCCCGTGAACTGGGGTCCCAGCACCTGACCGCACTTGCCATCGCCGTTCAGTCGGCCTGCGTGATGGCCGCCGAGCCGGCAGACGCACAGGCTCTCCGGCTCGCCGAGATCGCTACGGCCACCCTGCCCGTGGACGAGCCTCTGTGGCGCGCCGACTGTGCCATGTCGCTGGCCGACGCCGCGATCGAGAGCGGCGATCCGCTGCGCGGCACGGCCTTGATCCTGGACATCGGCGGCGGCCCGGGCCTCTCGGCGCTGCCCAGGGCCAAACGACCGGACTGCTTCGAGCTGCTCACCAGAGCGTCGCTGCGGGTCGGCGATGTCCTGCAGGCGGAACGGTGGGCCGCCCGGGCGGCGTATGCCGCCGATGCCACCGGACTGGCTTCCCACCGTGCGATCGCGTCGGTCGCCCGCGCGCACGTGCTCACCGCGCAACGGCAGCTGGAGAAGGCATTGCACTTCTATCGCACCGCCGCCGAGCTGTTCTCCAGCGTCACCCTGACCAGGGCTCAGGCGCAGGTCCTCGTCTCGGCGGCCGCCTGTGCGCTGGCCTTGAACATGTTCCGAGAGACCGCCTCGATGCTCGCGCTCGGCAAGGAGCTGGCCCGCCGAACCGGTGCGTCAGCAACCAGCCGCAGGGCTGCGGAGCAGCAGCGCATGATGGAGGACATCAGCAGCCGGACCCGGAGCGGACAGGACGTGGATCCGCTGCTCTCCGTTCTTACGGCCCGGGAATACGAAATTGCGAGCATAGCGTCGGAGGGGAAGAGGACGAAGGAGATCGCGCAGCAGCTGAATCTGAGTGCCAGAACGATCGAGACCCACCTTTCCCATGTCTACCGGAAACTCGGGGTCAGTTCAAGGGCAGCGCTGGCCAGCATGATGGCTCAATTCATACGGCAAGGACGCGGAGCAAGTTGA
- a CDS encoding class I SAM-dependent methyltransferase: MTNWKTGGELHQQRRVAENYGVDAERYDRTRPRYPDALVNRVMRSCPGAELLDVGAGTGIEARQFQAAGCSVLGVEPDARMAEFARTRGTEVEVARFEEWDPAGRRFDGVISGQAWHWVDPVAGAAKAASVLRPGGRLAAFWNVFEPPAQVREAFREVYVEVVPDALATRAYSMPAPPPNTSPLLTKAIDGIRAAGVFGEPEQWQFEWDYAYSKDEWLDQLPTQGDHAQFAPEKLDRVLERVGAVIDAMGGSFTMKYTAVVVSATLPTS; the protein is encoded by the coding sequence ATGACGAACTGGAAGACTGGCGGCGAACTCCACCAGCAGCGGCGCGTGGCCGAGAACTACGGTGTGGACGCTGAGCGCTACGACCGGACCCGGCCGCGCTATCCGGACGCCCTGGTGAACCGCGTGATGCGGTCGTGCCCGGGCGCTGAGCTCTTGGACGTGGGCGCGGGTACGGGCATCGAGGCGCGCCAGTTCCAGGCCGCCGGGTGTTCGGTGCTCGGCGTGGAGCCGGACGCGCGGATGGCGGAGTTCGCACGGACTCGGGGCACGGAAGTGGAGGTCGCGCGGTTCGAGGAATGGGATCCGGCGGGACGTCGGTTCGACGGGGTGATCTCGGGCCAGGCGTGGCACTGGGTGGACCCCGTGGCGGGTGCGGCGAAGGCGGCATCGGTGCTGCGTCCGGGAGGACGGCTGGCCGCCTTCTGGAACGTCTTCGAGCCTCCGGCGCAGGTGCGCGAAGCCTTCCGCGAGGTCTACGTCGAGGTGGTGCCGGACGCACTGGCCACTCGCGCCTACAGCATGCCGGCGCCCCCGCCGAACACTTCTCCGCTGCTGACCAAGGCCATTGACGGGATCCGCGCGGCCGGCGTGTTCGGCGAGCCCGAGCAGTGGCAGTTCGAGTGGGACTACGCCTACAGCAAGGACGAATGGCTGGATCAGCTGCCCACCCAGGGGGACCACGCCCAGTTCGCGCCCGAGAAGCTGGACAGGGTGCTGGAGAGGGTCGGAGCCGTCATCGATGCCATGGGTGGCAGCTTCACCATGAAGTACACCGCCGTCGTGGTGTCCGCGACGCTGCCCACGTCCTGA
- a CDS encoding cytochrome P450, whose product MRKITTRDGRDAWLVTGMAQVRAVLADPRFGRAEARRLGAVMSPAVIFTKPAILDMDPPEHTRLRRLVAGAFSAHRIRRFRPRIQQITDELIAEMVAAGPPADLAESLSYPLPIAVICEILGVPYADRELFRGWADRVSAPGTKPDEAISALRSLFEYMGGLVEDKRAHPDDSLLHALVTARDEQDRLDDDELMTLGCGLLLAGYETTASMLGKGLLALLDNPDQLATVGADPAAVPVAVDEVLRYVTPGVDPHTGLIRATTTDVDLGGTTIPAHSVVIACNSAANFDPATFPHPDRFDVAREGAGEHLAFGYGMHRCVGAQLARIELEVAIGTLFTSIPGLRLAVPSDEIVYSDGTLLRGLRSLPVTW is encoded by the coding sequence GTGCGCAAAATAACGACCAGGGACGGCCGCGACGCCTGGCTGGTCACCGGAATGGCGCAGGTGCGCGCCGTCCTCGCCGACCCGCGGTTCGGTCGCGCCGAGGCGCGGAGGCTCGGCGCCGTGATGAGCCCCGCCGTGATCTTCACCAAACCTGCCATCCTCGACATGGACCCGCCGGAGCACACCCGGCTGCGTCGCCTGGTCGCCGGGGCGTTCAGCGCCCACCGGATCCGGCGCTTCCGGCCGCGGATCCAGCAGATCACCGACGAGCTGATCGCGGAGATGGTTGCGGCCGGTCCACCCGCAGACCTGGCGGAGTCGCTGTCCTATCCGCTGCCGATCGCCGTGATCTGCGAGATCCTGGGCGTCCCCTATGCGGATCGGGAACTCTTCCGTGGCTGGGCCGACCGCGTCAGCGCCCCCGGAACGAAGCCCGACGAGGCGATCTCGGCACTTCGATCACTGTTCGAGTACATGGGCGGACTGGTCGAGGACAAGCGCGCCCACCCCGATGACAGTCTGCTCCACGCGCTTGTCACCGCACGCGACGAACAGGACCGTCTCGACGACGACGAACTCATGACCCTTGGCTGCGGCCTGCTCCTGGCCGGCTACGAGACGACCGCGAGCATGCTCGGCAAGGGGCTGCTGGCCTTGCTGGACAATCCGGACCAACTGGCGACGGTCGGCGCCGATCCGGCGGCGGTGCCGGTCGCCGTGGACGAGGTGCTGCGCTACGTCACTCCCGGCGTCGACCCGCACACCGGACTGATCCGCGCCACCACGACCGACGTGGACCTCGGCGGGACCACCATCCCCGCGCACAGCGTGGTCATCGCGTGCAACTCGGCAGCCAACTTCGACCCGGCGACGTTCCCGCACCCGGACCGCTTCGATGTCGCCCGGGAGGGAGCCGGGGAGCACCTCGCCTTCGGTTACGGGATGCACCGCTGTGTCGGTGCCCAACTCGCCCGCATCGAACTCGAGGTCGCGATCGGCACCCTCTTCACCTCGATTCCCGGGTTGCGGCTGGCGGTGCCCTCCGACGAGATCGTCTACAGCGACGGCACGCTCCTCAGGGGCCTGCGCTCGCTGCCGGTCACGTGGTGA